The DNA sequence GCCTACGCAGGCGGATGCGGAGCATGAAGCAGAACATGCAGCCCGGACGCCAGTGGAACTCGACGCCGGTGCGCTCGCGCTCGCTCATGGGGACAGGTCTCCTCACCGGTTCGGTTTCGGCGGCCGCCGACGTGTGCGGCCCGCCCGCACCGGTTCCCGTACCCCGAGGACGCGCGTCCGATCATCGAGCGGCCTGCCGGTTCCGGACACCGGGAACCCGTATCGCCGAGAGGGCGAATGCTCGTTCACGGCAGCGTGAGTATCCGGGGACCCGCGCTGGTGATGGCGACCGTGTGCTCGAAGTGGACCGCGCGGGTGCCGTCGGCGGTGTGCACCGTCCACCCGTCGCCGGAGGTGACGTGCTCGTCGTCGCCGCCCGCCGCGAGCATCGGTTCCAGCGCCAGCACGAGGCCCGGCCGCAGCCGATAGCCGCGCCCCGGGCGGCCGGCGTTGGGGACGTCCGGGGCCTCGTGCATGCTGCGGCCGATCCCGTGGCCGCCGAGGCCCTCGGGTATGCCGCAACCGGAACCGCGCACGCTTTTCTCGATGGCGTCGGAGATGTCGCCGATTCGGTTTCCTTCGACAGCGGCTGCGATACCGGATTCCAATGCCCGGCGGCCGGCATCCAGCAGGTCGAGATCGGCAGGGCGAACGTTGCCCACGGGGAAGGTCACGGCGGCGTCGCCGGTCCACCCGTCGACCTCCGCGCCGCAGTCGACGCCGACCAGGTCGCCGTCGCGCAGCCGGTAGTCCGTGGGGATGCCGTGCACCACCGCGTCGTTGACCGATGTGCAGATCACGCCGGGGAAGGGCCGCGGAGCCCAGGCGGGCTGGTAGTCCAGGAACGGTGAACCCGCGCCCGCCCCGTCCAGGACTGCACGGGCGGCGTCGTCCAGTTCACGCAGGCTGACGCCGACCGCCGCCGCACGCTGTACCGCCGCCAGCGCCTCGGCCACCACCCGGCCCGCCTTGCGCATGGCCTCCACATCTTTGTCGCTCTTGAGTTCGACCAAGATGCTCTCCTCACCTTGCAGCCAATTATAATACCGGTATTACAATAGCAGTCATGGTCAGAACACCGTTGACGCCCTGGGAGCGCAAGCGCGGAGAGCGGTTCGGCACCTTACTGCGCCGCGCGCGGGGCGAGCGCAGCATGGTGGAGGTCGCCGCGGCGGCCGGGGTCTCGGTGGAGACTCTGCGCAAGATCGAGTCCGGGAGGGCGCCGACGCCCGCCTTCTTCACAGTGGCGGCACTCGCCGCGGAGCTCGGGATCTCCCTGGACGAGCTCGCCGCGGCATCGGCCCCCGATGCGGCGGCCCCGGAGTCGGCGCTGACCGCCTAGTAGATGAGTGACTCCGATGTCTGAGCAGGTTGCCCAGACGGTCGGCTCGGTACCGCTTGGGAGCGCCTCGGGTCTGCTGTGCGGCCTTGGCACCGGGCGGGTGTCGGGCTGCCTGAACTGAAAAGCGGCGACGGCGGCGGACGGCCGGGCCCGCGCCCACCGGTGCCGGTGGGCGCCGGT is a window from the Streptomonospora litoralis genome containing:
- a CDS encoding helix-turn-helix domain-containing protein, which gives rise to MVRTPLTPWERKRGERFGTLLRRARGERSMVEVAAAAGVSVETLRKIESGRAPTPAFFTVAALAAELGISLDELAAASAPDAAAPESALTA
- the map gene encoding type I methionyl aminopeptidase, which produces MVELKSDKDVEAMRKAGRVVAEALAAVQRAAAVGVSLRELDDAARAVLDGAGAGSPFLDYQPAWAPRPFPGVICTSVNDAVVHGIPTDYRLRDGDLVGVDCGAEVDGWTGDAAVTFPVGNVRPADLDLLDAGRRALESGIAAAVEGNRIGDISDAIEKSVRGSGCGIPEGLGGHGIGRSMHEAPDVPNAGRPGRGYRLRPGLVLALEPMLAAGGDDEHVTSGDGWTVHTADGTRAVHFEHTVAITSAGPRILTLP